GCCTCGGGTATCGCGTGTGCATGACAGCCGACCAGCAGACGAGCGCCGTCGACAGAACTCACTCCAGGCCGGGCGGCCTGGACGATACAACCGTTGAAGCCTTGGGCGAGCTGAGCAAAGCTCTGGAAACGATCCATCGCGTGCGCGGTCACCTGTACTCGGCGCACCAGCTCGTTGGCGGCGCGGATCTCACCCTCGATCGGGTGGTGAAGCTGCTCCGCGAGGCCGGGCACGACGAGACGGCCGACCGGGTCGAGCACGAGCTGTTGGGGCGCAACCTGCTACCCGGCCGTTGGACCTTCCAGATCATGGAGGAGTTCGACGATGGCTACTACGCAGCGTTCCAGGAGATCGAGCGGGACGCGCGGGAGAAGCTAGCCGGCGGTCGGCGGCACATCTACGAAGCGGAGATGAAGGAGCGGCGGCGTACCCACGGCATGCCGGGGCACGAGGCTACGCCACAGGAGTGAGCGGTAGACCGTTCGGCAGCATCGAGGCCAGGGCGTTGGCTCTGGCCTCGATGATCCTCATCCGGGCCTGATACTCGGCCGGTTCCCGGTGCGCGGCCTGGCTGGTGACCTGGCCGGGCCACTTGCGGTAGAGCAGCCCGTACTCCCGGGTGAAGTAGCCGGCGCTGACGGCGTTGGCGGCGAGCAGCAGTCCCGTGTCCTCGGAGGCAGGAAGGGCCATCCAGCCGCCCAGGGCGAAGACGAGATCCCGCCGCAGGCACAGCGTCGCCGGGTGCACCGATGCTCGGTAGTCGTTGGCTTGCCAGAACGACAGGACCGCACCGCGGTCGATGACGCCGCCGGCTGGATCCTTGTCCCATCCGGCGGTCGACCCGTCGGGCAGCAGATCGAGTACCCGCGAGGTGGTCCAGCCGATCTGCGGGTGCGCGTCGAACGCGTCGATGTCCCGGGCGAGCGCGCCAGGAGTCAGCTGGTCGTCAGCGTCCAGGACCTTGATGAGGTCGCCCGATACCCGGGAAAGGGCGAGGGTACGGGCGACGCCGGGCCCACCGGGGCGGCCGGTGCCGAGACTGATCCGGGGATCGTCGGGCAGCACGTCGACCAGGGCGCCGCTCTGGCCGTCCTCCTGGACGAGCCAT
The Micromonospora sp. R77 DNA segment above includes these coding regions:
- a CDS encoding glycosyltransferase, whose translation is MENLTQLVSVITPVHAPSIEHLAGAYESLAKQEMPTGWDWQWLVQEDGQSGALVDVLPDDPRISLGTGRPGGPGVARTLALSRVSGDLIKVLDADDQLTPGALARDIDAFDAHPQIGWTTSRVLDLLPDGSTAGWDKDPAGGVIDRGAVLSFWQANDYRASVHPATLCLRRDLVFALGGWMALPASEDTGLLLAANAVSAGYFTREYGLLYRKWPGQVTSQAAHREPAEYQARMRIIEARANALASMLPNGLPLTPVA